A stretch of Halosimplex halophilum DNA encodes these proteins:
- a CDS encoding helix-turn-helix domain-containing protein produces MREFVFTLTYETGVDPLMDTLAGAPDARSTALVCPVSESEVRRLDTVTGPPETVERAAALIADEERDLLSVSDRGCAGRRYSDVLAASARRAVVYTRVSEATRCDAVSLIASRYLEGGVFAEVTRRESEARWRVLAESDEKVGMLYDTLGGTLRGGISFRFEHLEDATEPPSNPFASLSLRPEQRQVLELAAEKGYYETPRETTLDDLAAELDCPRSTVSYRLRRAEAELVAGFLSAT; encoded by the coding sequence ATGCGGGAGTTCGTCTTCACGCTGACGTACGAGACGGGGGTCGACCCGCTGATGGACACGCTCGCGGGCGCGCCGGACGCGCGCTCGACGGCGCTGGTCTGTCCGGTCTCCGAGTCGGAGGTCCGGCGGCTCGACACGGTCACGGGACCGCCGGAGACGGTCGAGCGGGCGGCGGCGCTGATCGCCGACGAGGAGCGGGACCTGCTGTCGGTCAGCGACCGCGGCTGCGCGGGGCGGCGATACAGCGACGTGCTCGCGGCCTCGGCGCGGCGGGCCGTCGTGTACACCCGCGTCTCAGAGGCCACTCGCTGCGACGCCGTCTCGCTGATCGCCAGCCGATACCTCGAGGGCGGCGTCTTCGCGGAGGTGACCCGCCGCGAGTCCGAGGCGCGCTGGCGGGTCCTCGCGGAGAGCGACGAGAAGGTCGGGATGCTCTACGACACCCTCGGGGGGACGCTCAGAGGGGGGATCTCCTTCCGGTTCGAGCACTTGGAGGACGCGACCGAGCCGCCGTCGAACCCGTTCGCCTCGCTGTCGCTGCGGCCCGAGCAGCGGCAGGTGCTCGAACTGGCCGCGGAGAAGGGGTACTACGAGACGCCGCGGGAGACGACGCTCGACGACCTCGCGGCCGAACTCGACTGTCCGCGCTCGACCGTCTCCTACCGGCTCAGGCGCGCCGAGGCGGAACTCGTCGCGGGGTTCCTCTCGGCGACCTGA
- a CDS encoding cytochrome c biogenesis protein CcdA, producing MTGALGGAVGFAAGAGVATFFAPCAFPLVPGYVGYFLERGGDDAPGAAAAAAALGSLGAFALVAGAVYALGRRLTSLLPAFEPLVGLALVAFGAAALSGRGAATVPLPNRPDSVVGFGLFGGAYALAAAGCVVPVFLGVVAQALTLPPAGATAVLAAYAGAATAPLVGVTLLASAGVDAWRSLGRYGGAFERVAAVVMIAAGLGQVALSVAVLDVV from the coding sequence ATGACGGGCGCGCTCGGCGGCGCGGTGGGGTTCGCGGCCGGTGCCGGCGTCGCGACGTTCTTCGCGCCCTGCGCGTTCCCGCTCGTCCCCGGCTACGTCGGGTACTTCCTCGAACGCGGCGGCGACGATGCACCGGGAGCGGCGGCCGCCGCGGCCGCACTCGGCTCGCTCGGTGCGTTCGCGCTGGTCGCGGGGGCCGTCTACGCGCTCGGACGCCGGCTCACGTCGCTCCTGCCTGCGTTCGAGCCGCTCGTGGGCCTCGCGCTGGTCGCGTTCGGCGCGGCGGCGCTGTCCGGCCGCGGGGCGGCGACGGTCCCGCTCCCGAACCGGCCCGACTCGGTGGTCGGGTTCGGTCTCTTCGGCGGCGCGTACGCGCTCGCGGCGGCCGGCTGCGTGGTCCCGGTCTTCCTCGGCGTCGTCGCGCAGGCGCTGACCCTCCCCCCGGCGGGGGCGACGGCGGTACTGGCGGCGTATGCAGGCGCAGCGACGGCACCGCTGGTCGGCGTGACCCTGCTGGCGAGCGCGGGTGTGGACGCCTGGCGGTCGCTCGGTCGCTACGGGGGCGCCTTCGAACGCGTTGCGGCCGTCGTCATGATCGCCGCCGGCCTCGGACAGGTCGCGCTGTCGGTCGCCGTGCTGGACGTGGTCTGA
- a CDS encoding cupredoxin domain-containing protein, producing MHVHRFERIWLVAALGMIVLFVGTVTYGAVVAGYGMVDAEGGQVDATDPTDGENFREPGVYNGSEPGHYDVYVETRRFAFVPGTAEPIRVPAGSTVTFHVVSVDVLHGFEVAGTNINTMAIPGQKAVVTAEFDEAREYGIVCNEYCGEGHHTMAGSLEVVPPGEFNATAEVSA from the coding sequence ATGCACGTCCACAGGTTCGAGCGGATCTGGCTCGTCGCCGCGCTCGGGATGATCGTCCTGTTCGTCGGGACGGTCACGTACGGCGCCGTCGTCGCCGGGTACGGCATGGTCGACGCCGAGGGCGGACAGGTCGACGCGACGGACCCGACGGACGGCGAGAACTTCCGCGAGCCGGGGGTCTACAACGGGAGCGAGCCCGGGCACTACGACGTGTACGTCGAGACGCGCCGGTTCGCGTTCGTCCCCGGGACGGCCGAGCCCATCCGCGTCCCCGCCGGCAGCACCGTGACGTTCCACGTCGTCAGCGTCGACGTGCTCCACGGCTTCGAGGTCGCCGGCACGAACATCAACACGATGGCGATCCCCGGCCAGAAGGCCGTCGTCACCGCCGAGTTCGACGAGGCCCGCGAGTACGGCATCGTCTGTAACGAGTACTGCGGCGAGGGCCACCACACGATGGCGGGGTCGCTCGAAGTGGTCCCGCCCGGCGAGTTCAACGCGACCGCGGAGGTGAGCGCGTAG
- a CDS encoding heavy metal translocating P-type ATPase, which produces MAECTLCGLPTPDSPHADDDVDGAFCCRGCLEVARTLDEAPAEADPDAIDGGPAVEEVDGERAYLDVSGMHCATCESFLEATATDAAGVRAAEASYTSGMMRVVYDDDLTDEAGVADSVSDYGYEAAPTGHDAGDDDQGTVGRLLVGGFFGMMVMAWYVLFLYPVYLGVAPDSLLVDLDGPAGGFLFANVWAMATVVVGYTGYPLLRGAAVSLRVREPNMDLLVAVAAVTAYAYSTLAMVLGHTDLYFDVAVVVVLAVTVGDYYRDRVRRRATGRLSEAAEERADTARRRTAGGTESVSTDAAAGGDELVVREGERVPVDGTVVEGTAAVDESLVTGESLPVSKEPGDEVVGGGTVTDGGLVVRADADPTSTADRLVETLWAVQSGSAGAQRLVDRIAAAFVPLVFVLAVGTTAVHLLLGDGPTAALLTGLTVLVVSCPCALGLATPMAVAAGIRDALAAGVVITDSSALETAPEVETVAFDKTGTLTTGSMTVREVVGHEDTLALAAAVEQFATHPVAEAVVAAGTLPDDAVTDFETHPGQGVEATVGDRRVLVGDAGLFDERGWPVPDGVATTYEDAPADAVPSYVGWDGRVHGAVVVGDEVRDDWAAVVDNLTADRRVVVITGDDRSAASRFESHPGVEEVFAGVPPEAKAAVVDRLAAEGPVAMVGDGSNDAPALAAADLGIAMERGTRLAVDAADVVVTRDSLGPLPDVFATTEGTRRRVRENLGWAFLYNAVALPLAVAGVLNPLFAAVAMATSSLLVVLNSTRPVGD; this is translated from the coding sequence ATGGCCGAGTGTACCCTCTGCGGGCTCCCGACGCCCGACTCGCCCCACGCCGACGACGACGTGGACGGCGCCTTCTGCTGTCGCGGCTGTCTGGAGGTCGCGCGCACGCTCGACGAGGCGCCGGCCGAGGCCGACCCCGACGCGATCGACGGCGGCCCCGCGGTCGAGGAGGTCGACGGCGAGCGGGCCTACCTCGACGTGTCCGGGATGCACTGCGCCACCTGCGAGTCGTTCCTCGAAGCCACAGCGACCGACGCGGCCGGCGTGCGAGCGGCCGAGGCGAGTTACACCTCCGGGATGATGCGCGTCGTCTACGACGACGACCTGACGGACGAGGCGGGCGTCGCCGACAGCGTCTCCGACTACGGGTACGAGGCGGCGCCGACCGGGCACGACGCCGGCGACGACGACCAGGGGACAGTCGGGCGCCTGCTGGTCGGCGGCTTCTTCGGGATGATGGTCATGGCGTGGTACGTCCTCTTCCTCTACCCCGTCTACCTCGGCGTCGCGCCCGACTCCCTGCTGGTCGACCTCGACGGACCGGCCGGCGGGTTCCTCTTCGCGAACGTCTGGGCCATGGCGACGGTGGTCGTCGGCTACACCGGCTACCCGCTGCTCCGCGGCGCCGCGGTGAGCCTGCGGGTCCGCGAGCCGAACATGGACCTGCTGGTCGCCGTCGCCGCGGTCACCGCCTACGCATACAGCACGCTCGCGATGGTGCTGGGTCACACGGATCTCTACTTCGACGTGGCCGTCGTCGTCGTGCTGGCGGTGACGGTCGGCGACTACTACCGCGACCGGGTCCGCCGGCGTGCGACCGGCCGGCTCTCGGAGGCAGCCGAAGAACGGGCCGACACGGCGCGACGCCGGACCGCCGGCGGGACCGAATCCGTGTCGACCGACGCGGCGGCGGGCGGCGACGAACTCGTCGTCCGCGAGGGCGAACGCGTCCCCGTCGACGGCACCGTCGTCGAGGGAACCGCAGCCGTCGACGAGTCGCTGGTCACCGGCGAGTCGCTGCCCGTCTCGAAGGAACCCGGCGACGAGGTGGTCGGCGGCGGCACCGTCACTGACGGCGGGCTCGTGGTCCGCGCCGACGCGGACCCGACGAGCACAGCCGACCGCCTCGTCGAGACGCTGTGGGCCGTCCAGAGCGGCTCGGCCGGCGCCCAGCGGCTCGTCGACCGGATCGCCGCCGCGTTCGTCCCCCTGGTCTTCGTCCTCGCGGTCGGGACGACCGCCGTCCACCTCCTGCTCGGGGACGGGCCGACGGCCGCCCTGCTGACCGGGCTGACCGTCCTCGTCGTCTCCTGCCCGTGCGCGCTCGGGCTGGCGACGCCGATGGCCGTCGCGGCCGGCATCCGCGACGCGCTCGCGGCGGGCGTCGTCATCACCGACAGCTCGGCGCTGGAGACCGCCCCCGAGGTCGAGACGGTCGCCTTCGACAAGACGGGGACCCTGACCACCGGGTCGATGACCGTCCGCGAGGTGGTCGGCCACGAAGACACGCTCGCGCTCGCGGCGGCCGTCGAGCAGTTCGCGACTCACCCGGTCGCCGAGGCCGTCGTCGCGGCCGGGACGCTCCCGGACGACGCCGTCACCGACTTCGAGACCCACCCCGGACAGGGCGTCGAGGCGACCGTCGGCGACCGGCGCGTCCTCGTCGGGGACGCCGGGCTGTTCGACGAGCGCGGCTGGCCCGTGCCCGACGGGGTCGCGACCACCTACGAGGACGCGCCGGCCGACGCCGTCCCGAGTTACGTCGGCTGGGACGGCCGCGTCCACGGGGCGGTCGTGGTCGGCGACGAAGTGCGCGACGACTGGGCGGCGGTGGTCGACAACCTGACCGCCGACCGGCGCGTAGTCGTGATCACCGGCGACGACCGGTCGGCGGCGAGCCGGTTCGAGTCCCACCCGGGCGTCGAAGAGGTGTTCGCCGGCGTCCCGCCGGAGGCGAAGGCCGCGGTCGTCGACCGCCTCGCGGCGGAGGGGCCGGTCGCGATGGTCGGCGACGGGAGCAACGACGCGCCGGCACTGGCCGCCGCCGACCTCGGGATCGCGATGGAACGCGGGACGCGCCTCGCTGTCGACGCCGCCGACGTGGTCGTCACCCGCGACTCGCTGGGCCCGCTGCCCGACGTCTTCGCGACGACCGAAGGGACCCGCCGACGCGTCCGCGAGAACCTCGGCTGGGCGTTCCTGTACAACGCGGTCGCGCTCCCGCTGGCCGTCGCCGGCGTCCTCAATCCCCTCTTCGCCGCCGTCGCGATGGCGACCAGCAGCCTGCTGGTCGTCCTCAACTCGACGCGCCCGGTCGGCGACTAG
- a CDS encoding TlpA family protein disulfide reductase, translated as MNRRTAVATIAGVGLTGGSAFALGGAGPFNDGDGLPVRVEGIDAPGSDAGRLRVPRPDRPTLVDCFATWCGPCDRQMETLTALYPEYEGRLDFVSVTNERVGSGLSRADIADWWARRDGDWAVGVDPESAVMSAIGADGLPYLVLTDAEGVVRWRHSGVASGERLRSAFEAVLEG; from the coding sequence ATGAACCGGCGAACGGCGGTCGCGACCATCGCGGGCGTCGGACTCACCGGTGGCAGCGCGTTCGCGCTGGGCGGCGCCGGCCCGTTCAACGACGGCGACGGGCTGCCGGTCCGCGTCGAGGGGATCGACGCGCCCGGATCCGACGCCGGGCGACTGCGAGTCCCTCGCCCGGACCGACCGACACTCGTGGACTGCTTCGCGACGTGGTGCGGTCCCTGCGACCGACAGATGGAGACGCTGACGGCGCTGTATCCGGAGTACGAGGGCCGCCTCGACTTCGTCTCGGTGACGAACGAGCGCGTCGGCAGCGGCCTCTCGCGGGCGGACATCGCCGACTGGTGGGCGCGCCGCGACGGCGACTGGGCGGTCGGAGTCGACCCCGAGAGCGCCGTCATGTCGGCGATCGGCGCCGACGGCCTCCCGTACCTGGTGCTGACGGACGCCGAGGGCGTGGTTCGGTGGCGACACTCGGGCGTCGCGTCCGGCGAGCGCCTGCGGTCGGCGTTCGAGGCGGTGCTGGAGGGATGA
- a CDS encoding cytochrome oxidase translates to MYESEVPEAETESVDHDAFDPVGAAALLAVYFLVVTLTWLFMYFVEFLGNGPTVVG, encoded by the coding sequence ATGTACGAGTCGGAGGTGCCCGAGGCCGAGACGGAGTCGGTGGACCACGACGCGTTCGACCCGGTCGGGGCGGCGGCGCTGCTGGCCGTCTACTTTCTCGTGGTCACGCTGACGTGGCTGTTCATGTACTTCGTCGAGTTCCTGGGGAACGGCCCGACGGTGGTGGGCTGA
- a CDS encoding b(o/a)3-type cytochrome-c oxidase subunit 1 has product MAHAHDERATGTAEGRELAAGERLAFVDQYPAAARVTRLCFGVSFTALLIGAVLGIVQALHRTNVFRGVISSSDYYSVLTGHGVLLALFFTIFFLSGAFTWGTSRSLGRDLPNPRFSLAWFGLQLGGAAAVAAAIFGGFVGQIPFEADVLYTFYAPLQAHPLFYAGLAAWLVGTWLAGADWIRSYLRWRSDNRGERVPLQTFMVLTTMLMWYISTVGVAVEVLVFLLPLSMGLIESVDPLLTRTLFWYFGHPVVYFWLMPAYFAWYTILPKLAGGRLFSDPLARVVFVLFLILSTPVGFHHQYADPGVAEGFKFVAMTNTMFLLLPSFLTAFTVVASMEYGARRRGGSGYFGWMKALPWANPAFAGMALAGLMFAAGGFSGIVNAGMNINSLVHNTLWVPGHFHLTVGTASALTMMALSYWLYPQVTGKRLQLYGVAQVQPYVWFIGMALMSNAMHRAGLAGVPRRTAEPQYDQVSFEAALGSIPEMRLQIAVGGALLTLGAALFAAVMLATWFADRGRGRLRVDSHLPEPISGPEDAPRVLDNFRLWAAIAVVLVAIAYGFPIFSMVADGPFDPAAPPVPVGVVDAALGVFLG; this is encoded by the coding sequence ATGGCCCACGCACACGACGAGCGGGCGACCGGGACCGCCGAGGGGCGCGAACTGGCCGCCGGCGAGCGCCTCGCGTTCGTCGACCAGTACCCTGCGGCCGCCCGTGTCACCCGTCTCTGTTTCGGCGTCTCGTTCACCGCACTGCTGATCGGGGCGGTACTGGGCATCGTCCAGGCGCTTCACCGGACGAACGTCTTCCGCGGCGTCATCAGTTCGAGCGACTACTACTCCGTGCTGACCGGCCACGGCGTCCTGCTCGCGCTGTTTTTCACGATATTCTTCCTCTCGGGGGCGTTCACCTGGGGGACGAGCCGCAGCCTCGGCCGGGACCTCCCGAACCCGCGGTTCTCGCTGGCCTGGTTCGGTCTCCAGCTCGGCGGCGCCGCCGCCGTCGCGGCGGCCATCTTCGGCGGCTTCGTCGGGCAGATCCCCTTCGAGGCTGACGTGCTCTACACCTTCTACGCGCCGCTGCAGGCCCATCCGCTGTTCTACGCCGGCCTCGCGGCGTGGCTGGTCGGCACCTGGCTCGCCGGCGCCGACTGGATCCGCTCGTATCTGCGCTGGCGGAGCGACAACCGCGGCGAGCGCGTGCCGCTGCAGACGTTCATGGTCCTGACGACGATGCTGATGTGGTACATCTCGACGGTCGGCGTCGCCGTCGAGGTGCTCGTCTTCCTGCTGCCGCTGTCGATGGGGCTCATCGAGAGCGTCGACCCGCTGTTGACCCGGACGCTGTTCTGGTACTTCGGCCACCCGGTCGTCTACTTCTGGCTGATGCCCGCGTACTTCGCGTGGTACACTATCCTGCCGAAACTCGCCGGCGGCCGGCTGTTCAGCGACCCGCTGGCCAGGGTCGTCTTCGTCCTCTTCCTGATCCTCTCGACGCCCGTGGGCTTCCACCACCAGTACGCCGACCCCGGGGTCGCGGAGGGCTTCAAGTTCGTCGCGATGACGAACACGATGTTCCTCCTGTTGCCGAGCTTCCTCACCGCTTTCACCGTCGTCGCCAGCATGGAGTACGGCGCCCGCCGGCGCGGCGGGAGCGGCTACTTCGGGTGGATGAAGGCGCTGCCGTGGGCCAACCCCGCCTTCGCCGGCATGGCGCTGGCCGGGCTGATGTTCGCGGCCGGCGGGTTCTCCGGCATCGTCAACGCCGGAATGAACATCAACTCGCTGGTCCACAACACCCTCTGGGTGCCGGGCCACTTCCACCTCACCGTCGGCACGGCCAGCGCGCTGACGATGATGGCGCTCAGCTACTGGCTGTACCCGCAGGTCACCGGCAAGCGCCTCCAGCTCTACGGGGTCGCGCAGGTCCAGCCGTACGTCTGGTTCATCGGGATGGCGCTGATGTCCAACGCGATGCACCGGGCCGGCCTGGCGGGCGTCCCCCGGCGGACCGCCGAACCCCAGTACGACCAGGTCTCCTTCGAGGCGGCGCTCGGGTCGATCCCGGAGATGCGCCTCCAGATCGCCGTCGGCGGGGCGCTGCTGACGCTGGGCGCGGCGCTGTTCGCCGCGGTGATGCTGGCGACGTGGTTCGCCGACCGCGGCCGCGGGCGCCTCCGCGTCGACAGCCACCTCCCGGAACCGATCTCCGGCCCCGAGGACGCCCCGCGGGTGCTCGACAACTTCAGGCTGTGGGCGGCCATCGCCGTCGTCCTCGTCGCCATCGCCTACGGCTTCCCGATATTCTCGATGGTCGCCGACGGGCCGTTCGACCCCGCCGCGCCGCCCGTCCCGGTCGGCGTCGTCGACGCGGCGCTCGGGGTCTTCCTCGGCTGA
- a CDS encoding sulfurtransferase — MTGNTLLSERSDALVPPEWVAERLPEARSDDPSLRLVEVDLNTAFYDEGHLPGAVGLDWRSDLRHDRRRDVPSARAFADLLGAHGITEETTVVAYGDNANWFAAHFYWLLRYYGHQDAYLLDGGREHWVESGRPTTTEVPSFTPRRYEPAGPFEHVRAYRDDVRRAIDDRTALVDVRLPEEFDGTVVAPPGMDEFAQRGGHVPGAVNVVWSANVDADGRFKPRADLAALYRDRGVTPDRSVVVYCRIGERSSLTWFVLSELLGYPSVRNYDGSWTEWGSLVGAPIETGGPGSDDRGG; from the coding sequence ATGACCGGCAACACGCTGCTATCCGAGCGGTCAGACGCGCTCGTCCCCCCGGAGTGGGTCGCCGAGCGGCTGCCCGAGGCCCGGTCGGACGACCCATCGTTGCGACTCGTCGAGGTGGACCTGAACACCGCGTTCTACGACGAGGGGCACCTCCCGGGAGCGGTCGGGCTCGACTGGCGGTCGGACCTGCGACACGACCGGCGGCGGGACGTGCCGTCGGCACGCGCGTTCGCGGACCTGCTCGGCGCGCACGGCATCACCGAGGAGACGACGGTGGTCGCGTACGGCGACAACGCCAACTGGTTCGCCGCGCACTTCTACTGGCTGTTGCGCTACTACGGCCACCAGGACGCGTACCTGCTCGACGGCGGGCGCGAACACTGGGTCGAATCGGGCCGACCGACGACGACGGAGGTGCCGTCGTTCACGCCCCGCAGGTACGAGCCGGCCGGTCCCTTCGAGCACGTCCGCGCGTACCGCGACGACGTGCGGCGAGCGATCGACGACCGGACTGCGCTGGTCGACGTGCGGCTGCCCGAGGAGTTCGACGGGACCGTCGTCGCGCCGCCCGGGATGGACGAGTTCGCCCAGCGCGGCGGCCACGTCCCCGGTGCGGTCAACGTCGTCTGGTCGGCGAACGTCGACGCGGACGGCCGGTTCAAGCCGCGAGCCGACCTCGCCGCGCTCTACCGCGACCGCGGCGTCACCCCCGACCGGAGCGTCGTCGTCTACTGCCGCATCGGCGAGCGCTCGTCGCTGACGTGGTTCGTCCTCTCGGAGCTGCTCGGCTACCCGTCGGTCCGGAACTACGACGGCTCGTGGACCGAATGGGGCAGTCTTGTCGGCGCTCCAATCGAGACCGGCGGACCCGGGTCGGACGACCGTGGCGGCTAG